Proteins from one Arthrobacter sp. Soc17.1.1.1 genomic window:
- a CDS encoding chitinase: protein MSARFPGRKLSVLRLTLLSVVVGGLAVGGLTGFDRWEDARAAESAGAFFAGYVDVTATPSYEFEDPAVETGGSVVLSFIVASKTEPCTPSWGTFYGLDEAEAGLDLDRRVARLVQDGGEVIVSFGGLLNDELATACTDPDDLKDAYADVIDRYKLSTVDLDIEGENLKDTEAGQRRAEALAALQSERAGTETPLNIWLTLPVAPSGLTADGTAAVAQFLEAGVDLAGVNVMTMDYGGSRPEGTGMLTASQNAADATHRQLQVLYERAGIEIGPQAAWRKVGLTPMIGQNDVKGEVFTLDDAKAFNAFAAERGVGRMSMWSLNRDGTCSENYADTTVVSDACSGIDQGGLQFAPLLGDGFEGRAATLAEEPVVEEAPEALVEDDPETSPYPVWSDVGTYREDDRVVWHGNVYTAKYWTQGDLPDDPVLQAEETPWTLLGPVLPDERPVPAVTAPAGLYPEWDAQAVYERGDRILVEGRVYEAKWWSQSDSPEAAEQGSDASPWQKLDDAAVLKAVEEKSAS from the coding sequence GTGTCTGCTCGCTTTCCCGGCCGGAAACTCTCCGTCCTGCGCCTCACGCTCCTGTCCGTCGTCGTCGGCGGTCTCGCCGTGGGCGGCCTGACCGGCTTCGACCGCTGGGAGGATGCGCGGGCCGCCGAGAGCGCGGGTGCGTTCTTCGCGGGGTACGTGGATGTCACCGCCACGCCGTCCTACGAGTTCGAGGACCCGGCGGTGGAGACCGGCGGGAGCGTGGTGCTGTCCTTCATCGTCGCGTCGAAGACCGAGCCGTGCACCCCGTCCTGGGGCACCTTCTACGGGCTGGACGAGGCCGAGGCCGGGCTGGACCTGGACCGTCGCGTCGCCCGGCTGGTGCAGGACGGCGGGGAGGTCATCGTGTCCTTCGGCGGCCTCCTCAACGACGAGCTCGCCACCGCCTGCACGGACCCCGACGACCTGAAGGACGCGTACGCGGACGTCATCGACCGGTACAAGCTCTCCACCGTGGACCTCGACATCGAGGGCGAGAACCTGAAGGACACCGAAGCCGGGCAGCGCCGCGCGGAGGCCCTCGCCGCCCTGCAGTCCGAGCGGGCCGGCACGGAGACCCCGCTCAACATCTGGCTGACCCTGCCGGTCGCCCCGAGCGGGCTGACCGCCGACGGGACGGCCGCCGTCGCACAGTTCCTCGAGGCCGGCGTCGATCTCGCCGGCGTGAACGTCATGACCATGGACTACGGCGGCAGCCGGCCCGAGGGAACCGGCATGCTGACCGCGTCGCAGAACGCGGCGGACGCCACGCACCGCCAACTGCAGGTGCTGTACGAGCGGGCGGGCATCGAGATCGGCCCGCAGGCCGCCTGGCGGAAGGTCGGGCTGACGCCGATGATCGGACAGAACGACGTCAAGGGTGAGGTCTTCACGCTCGACGACGCGAAGGCGTTCAACGCCTTCGCCGCCGAGCGTGGAGTGGGCCGCATGTCCATGTGGTCGCTGAACCGCGACGGCACGTGCAGCGAGAACTACGCGGACACGACCGTCGTCTCCGACGCGTGCAGCGGCATCGACCAGGGAGGCCTGCAGTTCGCGCCCCTGCTGGGGGACGGCTTCGAGGGCCGGGCCGCGACGCTCGCCGAGGAGCCCGTGGTCGAGGAGGCGCCGGAAGCCCTGGTCGAGGACGATCCGGAGACGAGCCCGTACCCGGTCTGGTCGGACGTCGGGACGTACCGCGAGGACGACCGCGTGGTGTGGCACGGCAACGTGTACACCGCGAAGTACTGGACGCAGGGCGATCTGCCGGACGATCCCGTGCTGCAGGCGGAGGAGACCCCGTGGACGCTGCTGGGCCCGGTGCTGCCGGACGAGCGGCCCGTTCCCGCGGTCACCGCCCCGGCGGGGCTCTACCCCGAATGGGACGCGCAGGCCGTGTACGAGCGCGGCGACCGGATCCTCGTGGAGGGCCGTGTGTACGAGGCGAAGTGGTGGAGCCAGAGCGACAGCCCGGAGGCGGCCGAGCAGGGCTCGGACGCGTCGCCGTGGCAGAAGCTCGACGACGCCGCGGTGCTGAAGGCCGTCGAGGAGAAGTCGGCCTCCTGA
- a CDS encoding ATPase, with amino-acid sequence MRSHVLFISGRSGVGKSTAAVALHEQLIGCDVQHAVIEGDYLDLAYPPPHLAFPDARLSEQNLAALWAGYRSLGYRRLIYTNTAAVLELSGLVAAMGDDPIVTAVLLCSSDEHARARLERRNHGAVDPALLGRSAAMRSRLDEQAPASVHRIDTDELDPSGVATRLLSLTGWAEAEHRASTP; translated from the coding sequence ATGCGCTCCCACGTCCTTTTCATCAGCGGTCGTTCCGGTGTCGGCAAGTCCACCGCTGCGGTCGCCCTCCACGAGCAACTCATCGGATGCGACGTCCAGCACGCGGTGATCGAGGGCGACTATCTCGACCTCGCCTATCCCCCGCCACACCTCGCGTTCCCCGATGCCCGTCTCAGCGAGCAGAATCTCGCCGCCCTGTGGGCCGGCTATCGATCTCTGGGCTACCGCCGGCTCATCTACACCAATACGGCGGCCGTCCTCGAACTGTCGGGCCTGGTGGCAGCGATGGGCGATGACCCGATCGTCACAGCGGTTCTGCTGTGCAGCAGCGACGAGCATGCCCGGGCACGGCTGGAGCGTCGGAACCACGGGGCAGTCGACCCCGCCCTGCTCGGTCGGAGCGCCGCAATGAGGAGCCGGCTCGATGAGCAGGCTCCGGCGTCGGTGCATCGGATCGACACCGACGAACTCGACCCGTCCGGTGTCGCGACCCGACTGCTCTCACTCACTGGCTGGGCCGAGGCGGAACATCGCGCCTCGACCCCCTGA
- a CDS encoding helix-turn-helix domain-containing protein: MEPDTAPRALHEIERAHLKAPDDTSHVMYRYPAPAELSGLVQRFWIPVWAVPEGEQSVQQVLQYPVSLIVVASDYARFYGVSTGLSRTVLDGNGWAAGVMCTPAAGSLIARGSMARFTDRHVDVCDVLGQAGTDLTTRVRAAMLDDPHLPGAHQAVRNAFSDALRPLLPVDPEGELVDRVVALVEERPDVLTVAQLCAEMKLPERALQRLIHRRLGLTPKWLIQRRRLQEAAERLRTTEGTLAGTAAMLGYADQAHFTRDFSRVTGTTPSRFAAEHRTPGTERRGATQRPETRSL, from the coding sequence ATGGAACCCGACACAGCACCGCGTGCTCTGCACGAGATCGAACGAGCGCACCTCAAGGCTCCCGACGACACATCGCACGTGATGTACCGGTATCCGGCCCCGGCGGAACTGTCCGGCCTGGTGCAGCGATTCTGGATTCCGGTGTGGGCCGTTCCTGAGGGCGAACAGTCCGTCCAGCAGGTCCTGCAGTACCCGGTGTCGTTGATCGTCGTCGCATCGGATTACGCCCGTTTCTACGGTGTCTCGACCGGACTGTCGCGAACCGTGCTCGACGGCAACGGGTGGGCCGCCGGCGTCATGTGCACGCCGGCCGCCGGCTCGCTCATCGCCCGTGGTTCGATGGCCCGCTTCACGGACAGGCACGTCGACGTCTGCGACGTCCTCGGCCAGGCGGGCACCGACCTGACCACCCGTGTCCGGGCAGCGATGCTCGACGACCCGCATCTCCCCGGCGCGCACCAGGCCGTGAGGAACGCGTTCAGTGATGCCCTCCGGCCTCTGCTGCCCGTCGACCCGGAGGGTGAACTCGTCGACCGCGTCGTGGCACTCGTCGAGGAACGCCCCGACGTGCTCACGGTCGCCCAGCTGTGCGCCGAAATGAAGCTGCCCGAACGCGCCCTGCAGCGCCTGATCCACCGACGACTCGGGTTGACCCCGAAATGGCTCATCCAGCGACGTCGCCTCCAGGAAGCCGCGGAGCGACTGCGCACCACGGAGGGAACCCTGGCCGGGACCGCGGCGATGCTGGGCTACGCCGATCAGGCCCACTTCACCCGTGATTTCTCCCGCGTCACGGGAACCACCCCGAGCAGGTTCGCCGCCGAGCACCGAACACCCGGCACCGAACGACGAGGAGCCACTCAGCGTCCTGAGACCCGATCCCTCTAG
- a CDS encoding CGNR zinc finger domain-containing protein — protein sequence MSESLLAAAPGAQDHPSLALVNSAGDVAGGRGHDEMSTPRAATAWLMARDLVGPEAVLHEQCHGRLVALRSDLRELFTAHITGDVPSTSSVHALNSALTCVPGALLLRFDPQAGFSRRADHPVTQVVEHVMALIADDAASLLSGEQASQLASCEADSCRRFFVRTHARRQWCSTRCGDRVRAARAYSRRRSGSSAQTV from the coding sequence ATGTCCGAATCACTGCTGGCCGCCGCGCCGGGGGCACAGGATCACCCGAGCCTCGCCCTGGTCAACAGCGCAGGCGACGTGGCGGGCGGCAGGGGTCACGACGAGATGAGCACCCCGAGGGCCGCCACGGCCTGGCTGATGGCCCGCGACCTCGTCGGGCCGGAGGCCGTGCTGCACGAGCAGTGCCACGGCCGGCTCGTGGCGCTGCGCTCGGATCTGCGCGAGCTCTTCACCGCCCACATCACCGGGGACGTGCCCTCGACGTCCTCGGTGCACGCTCTGAACTCCGCCCTGACCTGCGTCCCCGGCGCCCTGCTCCTGCGGTTCGATCCCCAGGCAGGATTCAGCCGCCGTGCCGATCATCCCGTCACCCAGGTCGTGGAACACGTCATGGCCTTGATCGCCGACGATGCGGCCTCGCTGCTCAGTGGCGAGCAGGCCTCGCAGCTCGCGTCCTGCGAAGCAGACTCCTGCCGGCGGTTCTTCGTTCGCACCCACGCACGACGGCAGTGGTGCTCGACCCGGTGCGGCGACCGGGTGCGCGCCGCGCGTGCCTACTCACGCAGACGATCGGGCTCCAGCGCGCAGACCGTGTGA
- a CDS encoding EAL domain-containing protein — MDETSEGAFCMACNGCTTSARLDFDFSMAFQPIYDAVDDRVWGYEALVRGMAGEGAAEVLTRISAEQKYRFDQDCRVKAIELASRLFPADDDLKLSINFMPNAVYEPAACLRATLLAASRCSFPTSSIMFEFTENEEVADTAHLTNIITEYRKHGFTTAIDDFGAGHAGLSLLVEFQPDLLKIDMEIVRGVDGSAARQAVVAGIVGIAGKLGITVLAEGIETEAEFLFLKAQGIRLFQGYWFARPAFEALPEIRFGASPDVIAAASR; from the coding sequence GTGGACGAGACCAGTGAGGGGGCATTCTGCATGGCATGCAATGGCTGCACGACATCCGCGAGGCTCGACTTCGACTTCAGCATGGCCTTCCAGCCGATCTACGACGCCGTCGACGACCGCGTCTGGGGCTATGAGGCTCTCGTCCGAGGGATGGCGGGGGAGGGCGCTGCCGAGGTTCTCACGCGGATCTCGGCGGAGCAGAAGTACCGCTTCGACCAGGACTGCCGGGTGAAGGCGATCGAGCTTGCATCCCGCCTGTTCCCGGCGGATGACGATCTGAAGCTGTCGATCAACTTCATGCCCAATGCGGTCTACGAACCGGCTGCCTGCCTGCGGGCGACCCTGCTCGCAGCTTCGCGGTGCAGTTTCCCGACGTCGTCGATCATGTTCGAGTTCACGGAGAACGAGGAGGTGGCGGACACCGCTCACCTGACGAACATCATCACCGAGTATCGCAAGCACGGTTTCACCACGGCCATCGACGACTTCGGGGCCGGTCATGCGGGCTTGTCGCTGCTGGTCGAGTTCCAGCCCGATCTGCTCAAGATCGACATGGAGATCGTCAGGGGCGTCGACGGCAGCGCGGCACGCCAGGCCGTCGTCGCCGGCATCGTGGGCATCGCCGGGAAGCTCGGCATCACGGTGCTCGCGGAAGGCATCGAGACCGAGGCGGAGTTCCTGTTCCTGAAGGCACAGGGCATCCGCCTGTTCCAGGGCTACTGGTTCGCCAGGCCGGCCTTCGAGGCACTTCCCGAGATCCGGTTCGGCGCCAGCCCTGACGTTATCGCTGCCGCCTCGCGCTAG
- a CDS encoding DUF6297 family protein: MRDLFVDVYSNALAAVCSAMMVASLVVALRDEITERNVGGASLVAAHWQVLPAGILWMVLTYLALVGTVLLARRLGPVVVGQAEGAWWLPLPVDRRPMVLPSFLRRLVGVGLAAGTSYMPFSVLTALDRSPVQHAGSAAIFGGAAVAAVAGAAILQLRPAHRAYRVGIFLGLMPLAVLPFLALATWPLVLVFSLAVALGAYVAARVGDIHGIELQRGGAVSGHAAASIFFIDLNELRRSLVAAPSARVSRRGSHYYGRPARGALAAMLRADVVAYLRLQPSPTIALVWFGVCVSVTLVSPALPVVLELAMILIAGCAATAGTGTVARRTAVVPDLDTLLPVTTVLVRCSRMLMPTLTMGAWMGGLTGVLTVLGAGPPSLALLGALAGLGMGAGAVRAATRPATDWTTPPVETPFGSVPRTQLSSLLRGTDTTVLAMAPLLLSLYLGVVYPWLILAQIVASATAVVVQASTPTAR; encoded by the coding sequence GTGCGCGATCTTTTCGTCGATGTGTACTCCAATGCGTTGGCGGCCGTATGCTCCGCGATGATGGTGGCGTCACTCGTCGTGGCGCTCCGGGACGAGATCACAGAGCGGAACGTCGGCGGAGCGAGCCTCGTGGCAGCGCACTGGCAGGTACTACCCGCCGGCATCCTGTGGATGGTTCTGACCTATCTGGCGTTGGTCGGGACCGTCCTGTTGGCTCGCAGGCTCGGGCCCGTCGTGGTGGGCCAGGCGGAAGGAGCGTGGTGGTTGCCGTTGCCGGTCGATCGGCGGCCGATGGTCCTCCCGTCGTTCCTCCGCCGGCTGGTCGGCGTCGGTCTCGCGGCCGGCACCTCCTACATGCCGTTCAGTGTCCTGACCGCGCTCGACCGGTCACCTGTGCAGCATGCGGGCTCGGCGGCCATCTTCGGCGGAGCCGCTGTCGCGGCTGTCGCCGGGGCGGCGATCCTGCAGCTCCGACCGGCTCACAGGGCGTACCGCGTCGGGATCTTCCTGGGCCTCATGCCCCTGGCAGTCCTGCCGTTCCTTGCTCTCGCGACATGGCCGCTCGTCCTGGTCTTCAGCCTCGCGGTGGCGCTCGGCGCCTACGTGGCCGCTCGCGTCGGTGACATCCATGGCATCGAGTTGCAGCGCGGCGGCGCCGTCTCAGGGCACGCTGCTGCATCCATCTTCTTCATCGACCTCAACGAGTTGCGCCGCTCCCTGGTAGCCGCACCCTCGGCGCGTGTCAGCCGCCGCGGCTCGCACTACTACGGCCGCCCTGCCCGCGGGGCCCTCGCCGCGATGCTGCGCGCCGACGTCGTGGCATACCTGCGCCTGCAGCCATCGCCCACGATCGCCCTGGTGTGGTTCGGGGTATGCGTCAGCGTCACCCTTGTCAGCCCAGCCCTTCCCGTGGTCCTCGAGCTGGCCATGATCCTCATCGCAGGCTGTGCCGCGACAGCGGGAACGGGGACCGTTGCACGACGGACGGCAGTCGTCCCCGACCTCGACACGCTCCTCCCCGTCACTACGGTTCTGGTGCGCTGCAGCCGGATGCTCATGCCCACGCTGACCATGGGTGCGTGGATGGGCGGCCTCACCGGCGTGCTGACGGTGCTGGGGGCCGGACCGCCGAGCCTCGCGCTCCTCGGCGCCCTCGCGGGTCTGGGAATGGGAGCCGGCGCTGTCCGAGCGGCCACACGTCCCGCGACGGACTGGACCACACCGCCGGTCGAGACCCCGTTCGGCTCCGTACCCAGAACCCAGCTGTCCTCGCTCCTGCGCGGAACGGACACGACAGTGCTCGCGATGGCCCCGCTCCTCCTCAGCCTCTACCTGGGCGTCGTGTACCCCTGGCTGATCCTCGCCCAGATCGTCGCCAGCGCCACCGCCGTCGTCGTGCAGGCGTCGACGCCGACCGCCCGCTGA
- a CDS encoding ABC transporter ATP-binding protein, translating to MAAVGEVLEADDLLVGYTGTPVCGEVSFTIGPGEVLGVVGFNGAGKSTVVRTLAGRQDPLAGDVRIHGLPVMPDSLAFRRQVAAVFDEDVFFPSLTVREHLLLVARGHSVAAPEEAVDAELDFFGIRDRAFAVPDALSSGQRRRLLLAAGFIRPSSLLFLDEPEQRLDPVMRDALSRRIRDRAAAGTACMLVTHDPRLLVSTATSCLVIDEVCTTVGTERGAQIIAGS from the coding sequence ATGGCTGCCGTGGGGGAAGTGCTTGAAGCTGACGATCTGCTGGTCGGGTACACCGGCACTCCTGTGTGCGGTGAGGTCTCGTTCACCATCGGTCCGGGTGAGGTCCTCGGGGTGGTGGGTTTCAACGGCGCAGGTAAGTCCACGGTCGTCCGGACCCTGGCAGGCCGTCAGGATCCGCTGGCGGGTGATGTTCGGATCCACGGTCTGCCGGTGATGCCCGACTCTCTGGCGTTCCGCCGGCAGGTGGCGGCGGTGTTCGACGAGGACGTGTTCTTTCCGTCGCTGACGGTCCGGGAGCACCTGCTCCTGGTGGCCCGCGGTCACTCGGTGGCCGCTCCTGAAGAAGCAGTGGATGCGGAACTGGACTTCTTCGGCATCAGGGACCGCGCCTTTGCGGTCCCTGATGCGCTGTCCTCCGGGCAGCGCCGGCGCCTGCTTCTGGCCGCGGGGTTCATCCGGCCGTCGTCACTGTTGTTCCTCGACGAGCCCGAGCAGCGCCTGGACCCGGTGATGCGCGACGCACTGTCGCGGCGGATCCGCGACCGTGCTGCTGCCGGGACGGCCTGCATGCTGGTCACCCACGACCCGCGGCTGCTGGTCAGTACGGCGACGTCGTGCCTGGTCATCGATGAGGTGTGCACGACGGTGGGCACGGAGCGGGGAGCGCAGATCATTGCAGGTTCCTGA
- a CDS encoding TIGR03086 family metal-binding protein produces the protein MNSTSLAYEASLRPLSLLLGAVPPDAWANPSPCPGWTARDVVAHMIDTQRNLLTDHGHDLGPAPDLTDPAAGFGEHADRVRILVGRDDVVDAAYEGFFGPTTVGATLEQFYVWDMLVHRWDIARATGGAAGLTTDELQRVEAGADSFGSALHMDGICGPAVPVPEDADRQTRLLGRLGRIAS, from the coding sequence GTGAACTCCACCTCACTCGCCTACGAGGCCTCCCTCCGCCCCCTTTCCCTCCTTCTCGGCGCTGTTCCGCCCGACGCATGGGCCAATCCTTCCCCCTGCCCGGGATGGACCGCGCGTGACGTCGTCGCGCACATGATCGACACGCAGCGGAACCTGCTGACGGACCACGGGCACGACCTCGGGCCTGCCCCCGACCTGACCGATCCTGCCGCCGGATTCGGAGAGCACGCAGATCGGGTGCGCATCCTGGTCGGCCGCGACGACGTCGTCGATGCTGCGTACGAGGGTTTCTTCGGGCCCACCACCGTCGGAGCAACCCTGGAGCAGTTCTATGTGTGGGACATGCTCGTCCACCGCTGGGACATCGCGCGTGCCACAGGAGGGGCGGCGGGTCTCACCACCGACGAGCTGCAACGCGTCGAGGCGGGCGCGGACAGCTTCGGGAGCGCGCTGCACATGGACGGTATCTGCGGACCCGCTGTACCTGTTCCCGAGGATGCCGACCGGCAGACCCGGCTCCTGGGCCGGCTCGGCCGCATCGCCTCGTGA